A window from Sinorhizobium fredii encodes these proteins:
- the fabI gene encoding enoyl-ACP reductase FabI, whose product MNGLMNGKRGLIMGVANNHSIAWGIAKALASQGAELAFTYQGEALGKRVKPLAAELNSDFLLPCDVEDIASVDAVIDAIKERWGKLDFVVHAIGFSDKSELKGLYADTSRENFSRTMVISCFSFTEIARRAADLMSDGGTMLTLTYGGSVRVMPNYNVMGVAKAALEASVRYLAADYGTRSIRVNAISAGPIRTLAGAGISDARAMLSWQQKNSPLRRTVTIEDVGSSALYLLSDLSRGVTGEIHYVDSGYNITSMPTLETLRVADAE is encoded by the coding sequence ATGAACGGACTGATGAACGGAAAGCGCGGCCTCATCATGGGGGTGGCCAACAACCATTCTATTGCCTGGGGAATTGCCAAGGCCCTCGCAAGCCAGGGCGCCGAACTCGCCTTCACCTATCAGGGCGAGGCGCTCGGCAAGCGCGTCAAGCCGCTTGCCGCGGAGCTGAATTCCGACTTCCTTCTCCCCTGCGACGTCGAGGATATCGCCTCGGTCGACGCCGTCATAGACGCGATCAAGGAGCGCTGGGGCAAGCTCGACTTCGTCGTCCATGCCATCGGCTTCTCCGACAAGAGCGAGTTGAAAGGTCTCTACGCGGATACGTCGCGGGAGAATTTCAGCCGCACCATGGTGATCTCCTGCTTCTCCTTCACCGAGATCGCCAGGCGCGCCGCCGACCTCATGAGCGATGGCGGCACGATGCTGACGCTGACCTATGGCGGCTCGGTGCGGGTGATGCCGAACTACAATGTCATGGGGGTCGCCAAGGCGGCGCTCGAAGCCTCGGTGCGCTACCTTGCGGCCGACTACGGAACCCGCAGCATCCGCGTCAACGCCATCTCCGCCGGCCCGATCCGCACGCTCGCCGGCGCCGGCATTTCCGACGCCCGCGCCATGCTCTCCTGGCAGCAGAAGAATTCGCCGCTGCGCCGCACGGTCACCATCGAGGACGTCGGCAGTTCGGCGCTCTACTTGCTTTCCGATCTTTCCCGGGGCGTCACCGGTGAAATCCATTACGTGGATTCCGGCTATAACATCACCTCGATGCCGACGCTCGAGACGCTCCGCGTCGCCGACGCGGAATGA